Proteins encoded together in one Micrococcales bacterium window:
- a CDS encoding neutral zinc metallopeptidase: protein MKFDDDKVDLSGADDQRDGRGASPTGGIGPGQVAMAGGLSKMLGGGAGLTIVILLVLAMCSLGGSDGSAPPGADAGLFQVPDSAQGVNGSLAERCPQDAADGSFEDTDCLLVKSCNEANEVWEGVQPGGPATDDPRLAFFDGATRTACGPADTNVGPFYCPGDQRIYFDLGFTRQLEGLGVNGQYAMVYIMAHEYGHHLQNVLGIERQVRRVQQSDRRSANNYSVGMELQADCLAGVWGRLANDMGNVQITPEEFQQASAAAAAVGDDRIMKQAGGQVNPERFTHGSAKQRQYWYTRGYQTGDINQCDTFKELGLPL, encoded by the coding sequence GTGAAGTTCGACGACGACAAGGTCGACCTGTCCGGCGCCGACGACCAGCGTGACGGTCGCGGCGCCTCACCCACCGGCGGCATCGGGCCCGGCCAGGTGGCAATGGCCGGTGGTTTGTCCAAGATGCTCGGCGGCGGTGCCGGCCTGACCATCGTGATCCTGCTGGTGCTGGCCATGTGCAGTCTCGGGGGCAGCGACGGGTCCGCACCCCCAGGCGCCGACGCCGGGCTGTTCCAGGTCCCGGATTCCGCGCAGGGGGTCAACGGGTCGCTGGCCGAACGGTGTCCGCAGGACGCCGCTGACGGCTCCTTCGAGGACACTGACTGCCTGCTGGTGAAGTCCTGCAACGAGGCCAACGAGGTCTGGGAGGGCGTTCAGCCAGGCGGGCCAGCAACCGACGACCCCCGTCTCGCGTTCTTCGACGGCGCCACCAGGACCGCCTGTGGACCGGCGGACACCAACGTCGGCCCGTTCTACTGCCCGGGGGACCAGCGCATCTACTTCGACCTGGGGTTCACCCGCCAGCTCGAGGGCCTCGGGGTCAACGGCCAGTACGCCATGGTCTACATCATGGCCCACGAGTACGGCCATCACCTGCAGAACGTCCTGGGCATCGAGCGGCAGGTGCGTAGGGTGCAGCAGTCCGATCGACGGTCTGCCAACAACTACAGCGTGGGCATGGAACTGCAGGCCGACTGCCTGGCCGGGGTCTGGGGCCGACTGGCCAACGACATGGGCAATGTGCAGATCACGCCGGAGGAGTTCCAGCAGGCGTCCGCCGCCGCGGCCGCGGTTGGCGACGACCGGATCATGAAGCAGGCCGGGGGACAGGTGAACCCCGAGCGGTTCACGCACGGCTCGGCCAAGCAGCGCCAGTACTGGTACACCCGGGGTTACCAGACCGGTGACATCAACCAGTGCGACACGTTCAAGGAGCTCGGCCTGCCGTTGTGA
- a CDS encoding RNA polymerase-binding protein RbpA has translation MAGGSAIRGSRVGAGPMGEAERGEAAPRKTISFYCANGHESTPSFAQDAAAPAEWDCPRCGLPAGTDQDNPPAPPRTEPYKTHLAYVKERRTGGEADALLDEAMKNLPEV, from the coding sequence GTGGCCGGTGGGAGTGCGATTCGTGGCAGCCGTGTGGGGGCCGGCCCGATGGGTGAGGCCGAACGCGGGGAGGCGGCGCCGCGCAAGACGATCTCTTTCTACTGCGCGAACGGGCATGAGAGCACCCCCAGTTTCGCTCAGGATGCCGCGGCACCCGCTGAGTGGGACTGCCCACGGTGCGGACTGCCTGCCGGCACCGACCAGGACAACCCGCCCGCCCCGCCGAGGACCGAGCCGTACAAGACGCACCTGGCCTACGTCAAGGAACGCCGCACCGGGGGCGAGGCCGACGCCCTCCTCGATGAGGCGATGAAGAACCTGCCCGAGGTGTAG
- the secG gene encoding preprotein translocase subunit SecG, with protein sequence MILALEVLLLVTSVLLIALVLLHKGKGGGLSDLFGGGVSTSLGGSSVAERNLDRVTVGVGLIWAATIIALGLITKS encoded by the coding sequence GTGATTCTGGCACTGGAGGTACTGCTGCTGGTCACCAGCGTCTTGTTGATCGCGCTGGTCCTGCTTCACAAGGGGAAGGGCGGCGGACTGTCCGATCTGTTCGGTGGTGGCGTCAGCACGTCGCTGGGCGGATCGAGTGTCGCCGAACGGAACCTCGACCGGGTGACGGTGGGTGTCGGGCTGATCTGGGCGGCGACGATCATCGCGCTCGGGCTGATCACCAAGTCCTGA